Proteins encoded by one window of Cystobacter ferrugineus:
- a CDS encoding RHS repeat-associated core domain-containing protein, with protein MNALQTRIFSLGLVLSSLLPSAARAQQLLCSPFDAIPDSKVTAGGRLADVAACCDGEATDEGCGPCRCLECGDEPEERNIGRPVDVLSGFSWLERTDVQIAAPRGPDIVFGRTYSTHWAQSRGGRDQIGRLGPGWTDTYGARLVLDGNTPAQVVTYRRADTGTENFTRNPDGTYVGRQPGRRLSHDAGTQLWVLERFDASTEIFDASGRLIHLRAPDGGESHLVYADGSNCPVNPTRPAGALCRVDFLFGHQLWLSYHTTPWPGAPRLASLSRDAAGTQLLAQYAYDAGGYLVKVTQADNRQETYAYDFTHAFPRHPGAKVNLLTSATDGDGALVESFTYRQLPLAQSRVVTHENPEGRYTFIHRLQNSGTLERYTEVRSNRENLRFTWEGGKLKTVCHLKNGNCDMTRMKEISVPATGLLASSCERGYNGYYTRYQRDSLGRRISTLRGLADCANPTAQESLSEVVKGYVANSNRHAYSSRASVDTTAPAGTTAFTVFDYTAPSSAIDPLCGNASCQVPTAYNTPASALTPLMQQRVRVGRTLANTSGAWETRVEVTKFTYDNSGLLVSKDGPLPGSADAITYEYHDVLGPPASAGRLKKEWHGSRLVAEYQDYNAKGMAQRVLDGNGSATLYTYDAMGRVLTVKGPDDAQPTEFIYSASGKRQEVRLPFGNRLIYGYNPQGQLVSVGMTHTTSGTPSVFDEEVRYEWGNTSSDAGRMLRESYLREDVVVRTTTYGYDSQGRKAEVVHLRKEPWPGQMEAAAVRLTTFDEYGNIANTQVGVSSHSGVEEPETELEAKTSYLYDNLQRLARQELPSSTPRNLLYDVNGNITEVNEAYDPQSATNYPRTKYRYDDFGRLVEVSSTTLGTRRYVYDVAGNRVQESQPTGQLVAFTHDPSGRLTGISGSDYSATFTYDTDAAATVLDCATGTVLGASHGVGRLTSVTEASGTTYFGYTPGGRRRFEARLAPGATCAKTMHWEHDGSGGLVAVRYPSGARVRYAYPVGTAHMHVPSAVTLEVGNNVIPLATGLTWATGTLTDYTAKNGFSWHFSRWLDGSPREWKVSRRDEYDEETVIRSRVFGEDVDGSLEPRLDARGSPMRIEEDVPAWTRGYTYQEGTGYVETETQPTQETTYIYSSTNGMSGDRFYLMTMPVPESPDGMFKSMDFYDIHETTFRLTESNLTEVMSPTGYNSTTRKFTYAAGGQVTQVDTNDKLLALCYDSREQVASVVGAGGQYSRQHFNFRRQRVREVWPLNGLVTDYWVGNDGTLLMEAGAASLTAQYPRPVWEYVYVGGQPIARVDSMEAQDGTTTYQATTWLFGGHLGELLMEADEGGHVVRHYDYTLSGARQARPPTPVQLPYVTTLARNGIPATQVHLPAPAAVTLRFKNYSLAPCDTVAILDGQGNLLKRLPATQPAQFETEILPAQGTSLQVWLEQGTCTGSSTVTLEEVKPLWGRARVTPLSGYESPKPYPSAGYSTTLSLAPDTHLLVEAFPATCDSLEVRRTGTGQVLWKWPYDAGFFRSAWTPALSGSVDVGIWSTQGCNQTQQQSGFTVRGSYTRLPPGAPSDLHLPGQRALTAAASTRRGAFMDPEADLLENWHRIYQPATGRYLQPEPLASVDPTMAMESTYTYAANNPAGLTDPTGLYTLVGTCSHWDEALKLARKKAGCDGSCPKCKPPCDMCQYLQNNTWPLAFIGDKPGGSEGNFGYIQWSWPNMEMSNPDFFFYLYDYTQATAHAEFKKALCEPRAGYPQGNAIKVTNLAKAMFHEALHLCRRQGVKSEVVTDDPLGKDTAGMIRNPFYTDAEDFTEQCW; from the coding sequence GTGAACGCACTCCAAACCCGTATCTTCAGCCTCGGCCTGGTCCTTTCCTCGCTGCTGCCCTCCGCCGCGCGGGCACAGCAACTCCTCTGTAGCCCCTTCGACGCCATCCCCGATTCCAAGGTGACGGCTGGCGGCCGCCTGGCGGACGTGGCGGCCTGCTGTGACGGAGAGGCCACGGATGAAGGCTGCGGCCCCTGCCGGTGTCTGGAATGCGGAGACGAACCGGAAGAAAGAAACATCGGCCGCCCGGTGGATGTGCTGAGTGGCTTTTCGTGGCTGGAAAGAACGGATGTGCAGATCGCAGCGCCCCGGGGACCGGACATCGTCTTTGGACGCACGTACTCCACGCACTGGGCGCAGTCCCGGGGTGGAAGGGATCAGATCGGCCGCCTCGGCCCGGGATGGACGGACACCTACGGCGCCCGGCTGGTGCTGGATGGCAATACTCCGGCACAGGTGGTGACGTACCGCAGGGCGGACACGGGAACGGAGAACTTCACCCGGAATCCAGACGGAACCTATGTGGGCCGGCAACCAGGACGCCGCCTCTCTCATGATGCGGGGACACAACTCTGGGTCCTGGAACGATTCGACGCCAGCACGGAGATCTTCGACGCCTCTGGCCGCCTGATCCACCTGCGCGCACCAGACGGAGGCGAGAGCCACCTGGTCTACGCCGATGGAAGCAACTGCCCGGTGAACCCGACGCGCCCGGCTGGCGCGCTCTGCCGGGTGGACTTCCTCTTCGGACATCAATTGTGGCTGAGCTACCACACCACCCCCTGGCCGGGCGCGCCCCGCCTGGCATCCTTGTCCCGGGACGCAGCGGGCACCCAGTTGCTGGCGCAGTACGCCTATGACGCCGGGGGGTACCTGGTGAAGGTCACGCAGGCCGATAATCGCCAGGAAACCTACGCGTATGACTTCACTCATGCCTTCCCCCGCCATCCCGGGGCCAAGGTGAATCTGCTGACGTCCGCCACCGACGGGGACGGCGCCCTGGTGGAGTCCTTCACCTACAGGCAACTGCCACTCGCCCAGTCCCGGGTGGTGACCCACGAGAATCCCGAGGGTCGCTACACCTTCATCCACCGGCTGCAGAACAGCGGCACACTGGAGCGCTACACCGAAGTCCGATCCAACCGGGAAAACCTCCGCTTCACCTGGGAGGGTGGCAAGTTGAAGACGGTGTGCCACCTGAAAAACGGCAACTGCGACATGACGCGGATGAAGGAGATCTCGGTACCAGCCACCGGCCTCCTCGCCTCGTCCTGTGAGCGGGGCTACAACGGCTATTACACCCGCTACCAGAGGGACTCGCTGGGCCGGCGGATCTCCACCCTGCGCGGCCTGGCGGACTGTGCCAACCCCACCGCGCAAGAGAGCCTTTCCGAGGTGGTGAAGGGCTACGTGGCCAACTCCAATCGCCACGCCTACAGCTCCCGCGCCAGCGTGGACACCACGGCCCCCGCGGGGACCACCGCGTTCACCGTCTTCGACTACACCGCCCCCTCCTCCGCCATCGATCCCCTGTGCGGCAACGCCTCCTGCCAGGTGCCCACGGCCTACAACACGCCCGCCTCCGCCCTCACCCCGCTGATGCAGCAGCGCGTCAGGGTGGGCCGCACCCTGGCGAACACCAGCGGCGCCTGGGAAACCCGGGTGGAGGTGACGAAGTTCACCTACGACAATTCCGGGCTCCTGGTGTCGAAGGATGGACCCCTGCCCGGCAGCGCGGATGCCATCACCTACGAGTACCACGACGTGCTGGGCCCGCCCGCGTCGGCCGGCCGGCTCAAGAAGGAATGGCATGGCTCCCGGCTGGTGGCCGAGTACCAGGACTACAACGCCAAGGGCATGGCTCAACGAGTGTTGGACGGCAATGGCTCGGCCACCCTCTACACATATGATGCCATGGGCCGGGTTCTGACGGTGAAGGGTCCGGATGACGCCCAGCCAACCGAGTTCATCTACTCGGCCAGCGGCAAGCGGCAGGAAGTGAGACTGCCCTTCGGCAATCGCCTCATCTATGGCTACAACCCCCAGGGGCAACTGGTCTCCGTGGGGATGACGCACACCACCTCGGGAACGCCCTCCGTCTTCGACGAGGAGGTGCGGTACGAGTGGGGCAACACCTCCTCGGACGCCGGTCGGATGCTGCGCGAGAGCTACCTGCGCGAGGACGTCGTGGTGCGCACCACGACCTACGGCTACGACTCCCAGGGCCGCAAGGCCGAGGTGGTCCACCTGCGCAAGGAGCCCTGGCCAGGGCAGATGGAAGCCGCCGCCGTGCGCCTCACCACCTTCGACGAGTATGGGAATATCGCCAATACCCAGGTGGGCGTCTCCTCCCATTCAGGGGTCGAGGAACCTGAAACCGAACTGGAGGCCAAGACGAGCTATCTCTATGACAACCTCCAGCGCCTCGCCCGACAGGAACTCCCCAGCAGCACTCCACGCAATCTCCTCTATGATGTGAACGGAAACATCACGGAAGTGAATGAGGCGTATGACCCGCAGTCCGCGACCAACTACCCGCGGACGAAGTATCGCTACGACGATTTTGGCAGGTTGGTGGAGGTGTCGAGCACCACCCTCGGCACCCGGCGCTATGTGTATGACGTGGCGGGCAATCGTGTGCAGGAGAGCCAGCCCACCGGGCAGCTCGTGGCCTTCACCCACGATCCGAGTGGCCGGCTGACTGGCATCTCCGGCTCCGATTATTCCGCGACGTTCACCTACGACACGGACGCGGCCGCCACGGTTCTCGACTGCGCCACGGGCACCGTGCTCGGCGCCAGCCATGGCGTGGGCCGCCTCACCTCCGTGACGGAGGCCTCGGGCACCACCTACTTCGGCTACACGCCTGGAGGACGACGCCGTTTCGAGGCGAGGCTGGCACCGGGCGCCACCTGCGCGAAAACCATGCACTGGGAGCATGACGGCAGCGGCGGTCTTGTCGCCGTGCGCTACCCCAGCGGCGCTCGGGTCCGTTATGCCTACCCGGTGGGCACCGCGCACATGCACGTGCCCAGCGCGGTCACATTGGAGGTGGGCAACAACGTCATCCCGCTGGCCACGGGCCTCACCTGGGCGACTGGCACCCTCACCGACTACACGGCCAAGAATGGATTCTCCTGGCACTTCTCTCGCTGGCTGGATGGCAGCCCTCGCGAGTGGAAGGTCTCGCGCCGGGATGAGTACGACGAAGAGACAGTCATCCGCAGCCGTGTTTTCGGCGAGGACGTCGACGGGTCCCTGGAGCCCCGGCTGGATGCACGCGGCAGCCCCATGCGCATCGAAGAAGACGTGCCAGCCTGGACGCGGGGCTACACCTACCAGGAAGGCACTGGTTATGTCGAAACGGAGACCCAACCCACCCAGGAGACGACCTACATCTACAGTTCCACCAATGGAATGAGCGGGGACCGCTTCTATCTCATGACGATGCCCGTGCCCGAGTCTCCCGACGGGATGTTCAAGAGCATGGATTTCTATGACATCCATGAGACGACCTTCCGACTGACGGAGTCCAACCTCACGGAGGTCATGTCGCCCACCGGCTACAATTCCACGACACGGAAATTCACGTACGCGGCGGGCGGGCAGGTCACACAGGTGGATACCAACGACAAGCTCCTGGCCCTCTGCTACGACAGCAGGGAGCAGGTGGCCTCGGTGGTGGGAGCGGGCGGCCAGTACAGCCGTCAGCACTTCAACTTCCGCCGCCAGCGCGTGCGCGAGGTGTGGCCCCTCAACGGACTGGTGACGGACTACTGGGTGGGGAACGACGGAACCCTCCTCATGGAGGCGGGCGCGGCCAGCCTCACCGCACAGTACCCCCGGCCCGTATGGGAGTACGTGTACGTGGGCGGTCAGCCCATTGCCCGGGTGGATTCCATGGAGGCCCAGGATGGCACCACCACCTACCAGGCAACCACCTGGCTCTTTGGCGGCCACCTGGGTGAGCTGTTGATGGAAGCGGATGAAGGGGGCCACGTCGTACGTCACTACGACTACACCCTGTCTGGAGCACGACAGGCGCGCCCTCCCACGCCGGTCCAGCTGCCCTACGTCACCACCCTGGCGCGCAATGGAATCCCGGCGACCCAGGTGCACTTGCCCGCACCCGCCGCCGTGACGCTGCGCTTCAAGAACTACTCCCTTGCGCCGTGTGACACCGTGGCGATCCTGGACGGGCAGGGCAATCTGCTGAAGCGCTTGCCCGCGACGCAGCCCGCCCAATTCGAGACGGAGATCCTTCCCGCCCAGGGCACCTCTCTCCAGGTATGGCTGGAGCAGGGCACCTGCACGGGCTCCTCGACCGTGACTCTCGAGGAAGTGAAGCCGCTCTGGGGACGGGCCAGGGTGACACCTCTCTCTGGTTACGAGTCTCCCAAGCCCTACCCCTCGGCGGGATACTCAACGACGCTCTCCCTCGCCCCGGACACCCACCTGCTGGTCGAGGCATTCCCCGCCACCTGTGACAGCCTCGAGGTGCGCCGCACCGGCACCGGCCAGGTGCTCTGGAAGTGGCCCTACGATGCGGGGTTCTTCCGCTCCGCGTGGACGCCCGCCCTCTCCGGCAGCGTGGACGTGGGAATCTGGAGCACCCAGGGCTGCAACCAGACGCAGCAGCAGTCTGGCTTCACCGTGCGTGGCAGTTACACCCGGCTGCCCCCGGGGGCACCTTCCGACCTCCATCTTCCGGGACAGCGAGCCCTCACCGCGGCGGCCTCCACTCGCCGCGGCGCCTTCATGGACCCCGAGGCGGACCTCCTCGAGAACTGGCACCGCATCTACCAACCCGCCACTGGCCGGTACCTCCAACCCGAGCCGCTGGCCTCGGTCGATCCAACCATGGCCATGGAGTCGACCTATACGTATGCGGCCAACAACCCCGCCGGGCTCACCGATCCCACGGGCCTCTACACGCTCGTGGGGACGTGCTCCCATTGGGATGAGGCTCTGAAGCTGGCACGAAAGAAGGCCGGGTGCGATGGAAGCTGCCCGAAATGCAAACCGCCCTGCGATATGTGCCAGTACCTTCAGAACAACACCTGGCCACTCGCATTCATTGGTGACAAGCCTGGTGGCAGTGAAGGCAACTTCGGCTACATCCAGTGGAGCTGGCCAAACATGGAGATGTCCAACCCGGACTTCTTTTTCTACCTGTACGACTACACTCAGGCGACTGCTCATGCGGAATTCAAGAAAGCCCTGTGTGAGCCCAGGGCGGGATATCCCCAAGGGAATGCGATCAAGGTCACGAACCTCGCCAAGGCGATGTTCCATGAGGCGCTTCACTTGTGCAGACGGCAGGGAGTAAAGAGTGAAGTCGTTACGGATGATCCCCTCGGAAAGGACACAGCGGGAATGATTCGTAATCCGTTCTACACGGATGCAGAGGATTTCACCGAGCAGTGCTGGTAG
- a CDS encoding O-antigen ligase family protein, protein MGEAHAVDKLVPAPEPRAVMTRVQSGRAWAGTIAVLMVLAVAVQVPWTQSAVVLPRRLAMHALAVVLLLHASRRLRWGAVGAVACALGLWQALTWMVSEARWMGMPRLMDEVSALVLLVGVAGGRLPRRTLLWPLVLAGSAGAVLGLVQQWVELPWLLQATRPSGFFVSRAVAGEYVAASLLLTVGFMTGRRSLLALGMVGLQVAFLVSTRSRTGWAVAALGLLWVGIWLTRRERRAVGATVALAVALALVLTPGPRLDWHAPRPYADSLLSLSRLELGGRLATWRNTLSLVADHPWLGVGPGGFAATYPAYHRAVVRDEAFSTGQQIEEPHNEPLRAAVEWGIPGLVLAALLVVVLLRWVPRRPGRRTASLLGALAALGLSSLVSLTFVVPPTLLLATCVAGLLGRAHRGGAPRLPRSLARLSPVLLLGLLAWVDVPQWRASRAWRQAEEAARQGSLRSAHEGLRDAARHTHDATSYARLAEMAQSAGDAPHCAEAAREGLRLVPRSTHLLHLLGECEARRGDKAAAATAYTQELRLLPESPYALWGLARLSTGATRTHLLQQAAAAARLEWSLLPPSLGREERERLQRLTQRMEEELAPPAVEE, encoded by the coding sequence ATGGGAGAAGCGCATGCCGTTGACAAACTCGTACCCGCCCCCGAGCCTCGCGCGGTGATGACCCGGGTACAGTCAGGCCGCGCATGGGCTGGCACCATCGCGGTGCTGATGGTGCTGGCGGTGGCGGTACAGGTCCCCTGGACCCAAAGCGCGGTCGTGCTACCGCGGCGGCTGGCGATGCATGCGCTGGCGGTGGTGCTCCTCCTGCATGCGTCACGGCGGTTACGATGGGGCGCGGTGGGTGCGGTGGCCTGCGCGCTGGGGTTGTGGCAGGCCTTGACCTGGATGGTCAGCGAAGCGCGGTGGATGGGGATGCCGCGGCTGATGGACGAAGTGTCGGCGCTGGTGCTGCTGGTGGGGGTGGCGGGAGGGAGGCTACCACGTAGGACACTGTTGTGGCCCCTGGTGCTCGCGGGCAGCGCGGGTGCGGTGCTCGGCCTCGTACAGCAGTGGGTGGAACTCCCCTGGCTGCTCCAGGCGACACGGCCCTCGGGATTCTTCGTCAGCCGGGCGGTGGCGGGAGAGTACGTGGCGGCCTCTCTCCTGCTGACGGTGGGCTTCATGACCGGGCGCCGGAGTCTCCTGGCCCTGGGAATGGTGGGCCTGCAGGTGGCCTTCCTGGTTTCCACGCGCAGCCGCACGGGGTGGGCGGTGGCCGCGCTGGGACTGCTCTGGGTGGGAATCTGGTTGACCAGGAGGGAGCGGCGCGCGGTGGGAGCCACCGTGGCCCTGGCGGTGGCGCTCGCCCTCGTGTTGACACCGGGGCCGCGTCTGGACTGGCACGCGCCACGCCCGTACGCGGACTCGCTGCTTTCGCTGTCACGTCTGGAATTGGGCGGCCGGCTGGCCACCTGGCGCAATACGCTGTCACTCGTGGCGGATCACCCGTGGCTGGGCGTGGGCCCCGGAGGATTCGCCGCCACCTACCCCGCCTACCACCGTGCGGTGGTGAGGGATGAAGCCTTCAGCACCGGCCAACAGATCGAAGAGCCCCACAACGAGCCGTTGCGCGCGGCCGTGGAGTGGGGAATTCCGGGCCTGGTGCTCGCGGCGCTGCTCGTGGTGGTCCTGCTCCGCTGGGTACCTCGCCGTCCCGGGCGCCGCACGGCCTCCTTGCTGGGCGCACTCGCGGCGCTGGGCCTCTCCTCGCTGGTGTCCCTCACCTTCGTGGTGCCCCCGACCTTGCTGCTGGCCACCTGCGTGGCCGGGTTGCTGGGTCGAGCCCATCGAGGTGGTGCGCCGCGGCTCCCGCGCTCGCTGGCCCGCCTCTCCCCGGTGCTCCTGCTGGGGCTGTTGGCCTGGGTGGACGTGCCCCAGTGGCGAGCCTCGCGCGCATGGAGACAGGCGGAGGAAGCCGCACGTCAGGGAAGTTTGCGCAGCGCCCACGAGGGCTTGCGCGACGCGGCCCGTCACACGCACGACGCCACGTCCTACGCTCGACTGGCGGAGATGGCGCAATCGGCGGGGGATGCCCCCCACTGCGCCGAGGCCGCACGGGAAGGACTCCGCCTGGTCCCCCGCTCCACCCACCTGTTGCACCTGCTCGGCGAGTGCGAGGCCCGCCGCGGCGACAAGGCCGCCGCGGCCACGGCCTATACCCAGGAACTGCGTCTGCTACCGGAAAGCCCCTACGCCTTGTGGGGGCTCGCGCGGTTGAGCACCGGCGCCACGCGCACCCACCTGTTGCAGCAGGCCGCCGCGGCCGCCCGCCTGGAGTGGTCCCTGCTGCCCCCCTCCCTTGGCCGGGAGGAGCGCGAACGTCTCCAACGCCTCACCCAACGCATGGAGGAGGAACTGGCCCCTCCTGCCGTGGAGGAGTGA